One genomic window of Elaeis guineensis isolate ETL-2024a chromosome 2, EG11, whole genome shotgun sequence includes the following:
- the LOC140855542 gene encoding vacuolar protein sorting-associated protein 53 A-like isoform X2, translated as MDKSSALEYINQMFPTEASLSGVEPLMQKIQSEIRRVDAAILAAVRQQSNSGTKAKEDLAAATRAVQELMHKIHEIKTKAEQSETMVQEICRDIKKLDFAKKHITTTITALHRLTMLGQAHYLAPP; from the exons ATGGACAAGTCCAGTGCTTTGGAGTACATCAATCAAATGTTTCCTACTG AAGCATCATTATCTGGTGTGGAGCCACTTATGCAAAAGATACAAAGTGAGATTCGTCGTGTGGATGCAGCTATATTGGCAGCTGTTCGCCAACAG AGTAACTCGGGGACCAAGGCTAAAGAAGATCTTGCTGCTGCAACACGTGCTGTTCAG GAACTAATGCACAAGATACATGAGATAAAAACAAAGGCAGAACAAAGTGAAACAATGGTTCAAGAAATTTGTCGCGACATTAAGAAGTTGGACTTCGCAAAGAAGCATATAACAACCACAATTACTGCTCTTCATCGTCTTACCATGCTAG GACAAGCACATTATCTTGCCCCTCCTTGA
- the LOC140855542 gene encoding vacuolar protein sorting-associated protein 53 A-like isoform X1, producing the protein MDKSSALEYINQMFPTEASLSGVEPLMQKIQSEIRRVDAAILAAVRQQSNSGTKAKEDLAAATRAVQELMHKIHEIKTKAEQSETMVQEICRDIKKLDFAKKHITTTITALHRLTMLVSAVDQLQVMASKRQYKEAAAQLEVT; encoded by the exons ATGGACAAGTCCAGTGCTTTGGAGTACATCAATCAAATGTTTCCTACTG AAGCATCATTATCTGGTGTGGAGCCACTTATGCAAAAGATACAAAGTGAGATTCGTCGTGTGGATGCAGCTATATTGGCAGCTGTTCGCCAACAG AGTAACTCGGGGACCAAGGCTAAAGAAGATCTTGCTGCTGCAACACGTGCTGTTCAG GAACTAATGCACAAGATACATGAGATAAAAACAAAGGCAGAACAAAGTGAAACAATGGTTCAAGAAATTTGTCGCGACATTAAGAAGTTGGACTTCGCAAAGAAGCATATAACAACCACAATTACTGCTCTTCATCGTCTTACCATGCTAG TCTCGGCTGTTGATCAACTTCAAGTGATGGCCTCAAAACGTCAATATAAGGAGGCTGCTGCACAGCTGGAGGTAACATAA